TTTTACAAGACTGGTGCATTTCCGAAAGTGTACCCCAAGGCGGCGCGTCCAATTGGCGTCTGGATCGTGACGCTGCCGGATCCGGCGTAACAGGCGATCTCCTTGCCCACTGCATTGATACTGCCCTCTGGCTGAACGGCAGCATTACCACCGTCAGCGCCATGACGGAAACCTTTATCAAAGAGCGGATGCACGTATTGACCGGCAAACCGGAGCCCGTCGGCATTGACGATGCCTGCGCCTTTTTATGCCGCTTCGAAAACGGTTCCATGGGCCTCTTCGAATCCACACGCTATGCCTGCGGGCATAAAGCGCTCTTCACCCTAGAGATTAACGGCGAGCATGCCTCCCTGCGCTGGGACTTGCACGACCTGCACCGCCTCGAAATCTTCGATCACAACGACCCGGGTCCCCTGCGCGGCTGGCGCTCCATCCATGTGAGCGACCACGGCGGCGACCATCCGTATATGGAACGGTGGTGGGTACCGGGCTTGCAAATCGGGTACGAGCACTCCTTTATTCACCAAGCGGCGGACTTTATGAAATCTCTTGAAAGCGGTGAGCCTTGCGCGCCCACCTTCAAAGACGCCTTGGAAACTCAGGTCGTTTGTGAAGCCGTACTCAACAGCGCCGCATCCGGCGCATGGACCCAATCCTAGACCAGCAGACAAGGGATAGGGTGAAGCTTATTCATCCTGTCCCTTTTCGTTTTACTGCTATTGTTCGCATGAATGTTGGAAGCCATAATCAGCCCGTCAACGGGATAGAGCGCATGGGCGCGTTCCATCGGATTATGGTGTTTATGTCAGCCAATTCTTAAACCACCGGGAAAGGTGAACTCATGTATTTGCGACACCCTCTTATTTTCACGGCAGCCCTCTGTTTGCTTGCCGGATTCGCCTTCGCACAAAACGAAGACGGCGTCGAACTGAACCTAGACGAACCCATTCAAAAAGCGCTGAGCAGTCCCGAGGCGCGCGCCGCCGTAGAAAAGGAATGTTTGGATGCCTTGGAGCACGGCGAAGAATGGGGACAACAATATGGGGCGGCAAAAATCCTTGCCGTCATCGGAACCGTCGATACGGTGCCCGCCCTCGTTGCCCTGTTCCAAGATGAAAAGAAAGCCCATTTAGCGCGCTGTGCTTTGGCGCCTATGCCCTATGCCGAAGTCGACGCCGCCCTCTTGGAGGCGCTGCCCAATGCCCCGCGCAAAGTGAAGCTAGGGATCATGGATACGCTGGCAGACCGTAAAGTGGAAGAAGCCGTGCCTGCCATCATCGCCGAGCTTAAGATTGAAGACAAACAAATGCTGGAACTGGCTGCCACCGCCTTGGCACGGATCGGCGGTGATCAAGCTGCTGCATTTTTACAAGAAATGTGTAAAGCTGACGATACAGAGATCGAGCGGATCGGCGCCACAGCCCTGCTCCTCCTTGCCGAGAACTTGAACGCCGCAGGCAGCCCGGAAGATGCCGCCGCCTACTATTATCCCTTGCTGGAAAACAAGTGGGCGGATCACATCCGCGCCGGCGCATTTCGCGGCCTGTTGAAAGCTTTGCCCAAAGAAGCAACGGAAGCCGTGCTGCACGCCATCCAATCAGATGATCTCTTCTTGCGCCAAGAAGCCATCGCCGCCGTAGCCCAACTGGAAGCAGAAGGTACTGCAGCCCAATTCGCCGACTTATTCCACAAGTTGGACAAAGATATTCAAGTGCCTTTATTGGAGTCCCTGTCACGGCGCAACGAGGCACTGCAACAGACTTTCTTATTCGACCTATTGAAAGACACCCGTGACGATCAGCGCATTGCCGCCATGAAAGCCATCGCCGTCTATGGCAATGAAGAAGCGATTGTACCCCTCGCCCGCATATTCGGCGAAGACGGAAGCCGTGAAATCAGACAGGCCGCCGTGGAAACGCTGCGACGTCTGCAGGGAGCGGACATGGAAGGCGCGCTCGTCGCGTCGCTGACCAGCTTGCCCATGGAAGAGCGGTCAGGCATCATCGAAGTGCTTGTACAACGGAACATCGTCGCCGCGGCACCTGCCATCCTCGAAGAGTGCAATCATGAAGGGACACGAGCCGCCGCCTTTAAAGCCTTGGGCATGCTCGGCGACACCGCCTTTATTGATCCCATGCTTGCCCTCTTGCTGACCATGGAAGGCGACACGGGCCGCAGCGAAGCGGAGAATGCCTTGGTCGCCTTAATCCAGCACGCCGGGCTCAAAGAAGCAAAGCTCATTATTCAACGGGCGCGCTACGGCGATCTGCCCGATGGCGAATTTAAAGACGTTACCGCAGTCGTGCGCGAGAAGATCGCAGAATCGACCTTCTCCTTCCCCGTGGGCAGCGCCCTCTTCGGCGATCCCGCTCCGGGCAAGGCGAAACAGCTTATCGTAGACTTCACCCGCCGCGATGCTGCAGAGGCGGTGACCGTGCCCGAAGGCGGACTGGTAAATTTTGCCGCAGGCTCCATCCCCGACGACCTGTTGAACAAAGTGATCGCGCCCTTGGATGACGCTTCCGCTGATGCGAGCGCCTCTCTCTTCCGTGTACTCGGACGCATTGCAGGCACCCGCGCCTACGAGATCGTGAAATCCTATATCACCAACGACTCGGAAGCCCTGGTGGATGCCGCTGTACGGGTGCTCACCTCCTGGCCGGATCCCGCAGCTGCTGCAGATCTCGCCGCCCTTTTCACATCCTCCGAGCATTCGACCCATCGCGTCCTAGCCCTGCGCGGCGCCGTACGCCTGCTGCGCGTCAACGCACTGCCTCAAGACGCTGCCATCGCCGCCTACCGCCTTCTCCTGGACGGGGCACGGAATGCCGACGATCGCAAACTGATCTTATCCGGACTCGCAGAATTAGACAGTGCCGAAGCGGTGCAGATGGTCTATCCCCTCTGCTCGGATGAGACGGTCAAAGCGGAAGCGGGTTTGGCGCTCGACAAGCTGCGCGGCGCCATGACGGAAGAGGCGTACAACGACGCTATCGCGCCTTTCACCTCAGAAGAGGCGCAGACGGCAGACGCGCCGATTGTGGATGAAACTTTTGTGTCCATCTTTAACGGCAGCTCCTTAGCGGGCTGGTCAGGCGATCCCGATTTTTGGTATGTCGATGACGGCGCGATTGTTGGCGAAACACGGGCCGATAAAACCTTGGCGCGTAATGTGTTCTTGATCTGGACTGAAGACACGCCCGCCGATTTCGATATTAAGTTCACCTACAAAGTAGAAAGTGATTGGGCGAATTCGGGGCTTCAATTCAGATCCGAACGTTTTGATGATAACCGGCTGCGCGGCTATCAAGCCGACCTCTCCACCGAAGACTGGATCACGGGAATCTGCTATGAAGAAGGCGGACGCGGCGTATTGGCGCGGCGGGGTGAAGCCGTCGTGGTCAAGGAAGATGACGCTTTGGATGCGCGCCGCTTTGCCGCAGAAGAGGTGCTCTTGGATTATATTGATCACCACGAATGGAACGAATATGAAGTACACGTGCGGGGCAACCATTTTTACAGCCGCATTAACGGCCATAAAATGCACGAGGTCACCGATCATTCGCCTAAAGCGCGCAAACGCGGATTCATCGGCTTCCAACTCCATCAGGGGCCGCCCATGAAAATCCGTATCCGCGACATCAAAATCAAACGGGTTGCACCGCAACAATAACCACAAACTCAAGGTCTACACACAAAAGGAATACTGGAATGAAAACCTTTTCAACCCTATCGCGACGTCATTTTCTCAGCACGACAGCAAGCGCAGCAGGCACCGCGTTGGCACTCGCTTCCTCGCGCTTCGCCGCTGCGGCGCCCGTCACCGCCAACGACCGCATCAATGTGGGCGCCATCGGCATCAACGGCCGCGGAAGATATATTTTGAACGCCTTCTTACAATATCCGGATGTGCGCGTCGTTGCTGTCTGTGATGTGCAAGGGGCAAAAAGAAAAGACGCGCAACAGCGTGTCAACGAGCATTACGGCAATGAAGATTGCCGCGCCTACATCGATTGGCGTGAGCTCATCGCCCAGCCCGATATTGACGCCGTCATGATCGCCACAGGCGACAATAACCATTCTCTTGTCTCCGTCCATGCCGCCCGTGCGGGCAAAGATATCTATTGCGAAAAACCGCTCAGCGTATCCATTGCCGAAAGCAGAGCCGTGGCGGACTCTGTGAAACGCTATGCAAGGATCTTCCAGTGCGGCACGCAGCGGCGCAACGTCGGCAACTTTATGTTTGCCCGTGAACTTGCCGCTTCCGGCGCTCTGGGAACGATCCACACGGTCTACGCGGAAAAGGCATGGCCCGATTCGCACATGCAATTCAAAGTGCTGCCTCCGGAACCGACGCCTGCCTATGAAGATGTCGCTTGGGATCTGTGGCTGGGCGGAGCCGCATGGCGACCCTACAACAAAGAATATCATACGGGATTTTGGCGGACCCATGGAGACTTCTCCGGCGGCTCCATCTCCGAATGGGGCTCCCACACCATCGACTTATGCCAATGGGCGCTGGGCATGGATCACACCTCCCCCATCACCTACGAAGCCATCAATCCAGAAGGCGATATTGAAGCCAAGTACGCCAATGGGGTGCGGCTCATCATTAAAAAAGGATTGCGTTTCGGATCCTGTCCTGTGCGCTTTGAAGGCGATGAAGGATGGCTCGAAACAGGTGACGATAACATCATCGAAACCTATCCCGCGTCCTTGGCTACAGGCCGCCATTTTGCAGGCGGCTATCCCGCAGACAACCATGTACGCGAGTTCTTGAACTGTATCAAATCCAGACAACAGCCCCAGTCTACAGCGGAATCGGCGCACCGCTCCATCACGGCGTGCCACTGTTCCAATATTGCACTGCGTCTGAACCGTCCCGTCACCTGGGATCCAGAACGGGAAGAATTCCCCGGCGACGAAGCCGCCAATCGTATGCGTTACCGCGTCATGCGCGAGCCTTTCACCGTTTAAGCCTTTTTACATCAAACAGACCTTCAAAAAGCCTGTGTGCCAGCCCTTTGCGCCCTTCGACCGAAAGGCTGTGCCGACCTACGTTCACTCCGGGGTTGCGGGGCGCCTTTCATTGCGTCCCCGACCCCTTTTTTCTTTCCCTTATTTCCTTTCCGTCCGGTGAAAGAAAAAGCGCTAATAGATTGTATATCGGCGGGCGTTGTGATAAGATACGGCCACTTTCCTAAGTATCTATTTTCCCCGGTTCAGACTACTCGATGTCTATTCGGAGTCACAAAATGCAACACGCTCTTTCTGTTGTCGTTCCCGCGTTCAATGAGGCCGGAAACCTTCCAGACCTAATCGATCAAATCTTCCGTGTCTTCCTTGAAGAGGCCTATCCCGCCCGAGAATGTATTGTTGTTGATGATGCCAGTACCGATAACACTGAATTTACCATGCACGAGCTTATGCAGCGCTATACGGGCCTGCGCTATATCAAAATGAGAAAGAACAGCGGTCAATCCGCCGCCTTGCTCACCGGTATGCGCAGCGCGCAAGGTGAATACATTATTACCTTGGACGGTGATCTTCAAAATGATCCTGCCGATATTCCCAAAATCGTTGATGCCCTCGCCCAAGCCGATTGTGTCTGCGGCTATCGCGAAAACCGCCAAGATTCATGGGGCAGACTGCTTTCCTCCTATTGCGGCAATCTCGTGCGCAGGCAGATTGTGGATGACGGCATCCGCGACGCCGGCTGTGGACTCAAAGGCTTCCGCAGGGAATGTATTCCACATCTGCTGCCCTTCCACGGGGTACATCGCTTTTTCGCGGCCATGGTCAAAAATGCAGGCTTACGGGTCATTGAAGTACCCATACGCCATCACCCGCGCAAAGCGGGACAATCCAAATACAATTTTCGAAATCGTTTCTTTTGGGTGCTCTACGATTTTATCGGTGTGGCGTGGCTGCGCCGCCGCTATCTCCTCATCGAAAGTGAAGAGGTTACGGCGATCACCCTACAGCCTACCGAAAGCTTCACCGCCATCTCAGCGTCATCGGAGAATAAGCTTTTCCCACACGCGCCGAGTCACCGCCTATGAACATCCGCAAATACCATCTGATCCTCCTCTTCCTCTACGCAATCCCGCTCTTTTCTTTTCGTTTGGGCAGCTACGATCTGTGGCCCCCCGATGAGCCGCGCTATGCACTCATCGCTCGGGAGATGCTCCAGTCCGGTGACTATTGGGTCCCCCACGTCAACAACATCCCCTACAAAGAAAAGCCGCCCCTCTTCTTCTGGAGTATCGCTCTATGCTCCACCTTGACCGGCAAGGGCGAGGTCACACCCATCACAACGCGGCTTCCTTCTCTTATCGCTGCCTTGGTCGTGCTCCTCTTCACCGGACTCTTGGCACGAGCACTCTATACGCCCCCTGTGGCGTTCTGGTCCATGCTCATCCTCATGACCATGCAGCGTTTCTGGTGGAATGCCCGATTCGGACAAATCGACATGCTGCTCACCGCCTGCTTAACCGCAGCGCTCTATGCCTATTGGCGCTGGACCCAAGGACGCCGTTGGGGATGGCTCCTCTTCTTTTACACAGCCGTCTTGGCAGGCGTCTTTGCCAAAGGCCCGGGCGTACTCGTTTTCCCCGGCTTATTGGTCGTCGTACAAAGCTGGCGCAGCACCTATCGCAAAGAAGCATGGCTGCACCTCGCCGCCGGCTTCTTCCTTATCGCCCTCGTCTATGCCGTCTGGATGATCCCCGTTCACCGCGCACTCGCCGGCGCGATCCAAAGCACCGTATCCGATACGCTGGCGTCCAATCTATTCCGACAAACCCTCGGCCGCTTTCTGCTGGGAGTCAGTCATGCACAATGGCCCTGGTATTACCTGATCAACCTACCCATCGACTGGCTGCCTTTGACGCTTTTTCTGCCGATTACATGCATTTTCGCCTTCAAAGCTTTCCGTGCTCATGATCCCGGCCCGCGCTTTCTGCTCAGC
The sequence above is drawn from the Candidatus Hydrogenedentota bacterium genome and encodes:
- a CDS encoding phospholipid carrier-dependent glycosyltransferase, producing the protein MNIRKYHLILLFLYAIPLFSFRLGSYDLWPPDEPRYALIAREMLQSGDYWVPHVNNIPYKEKPPLFFWSIALCSTLTGKGEVTPITTRLPSLIAALVVLLFTGLLARALYTPPVAFWSMLILMTMQRFWWNARFGQIDMLLTACLTAALYAYWRWTQGRRWGWLLFFYTAVLAGVFAKGPGVLVFPGLLVVVQSWRSTYRKEAWLHLAAGFFLIALVYAVWMIPVHRALAGAIQSTVSDTLASNLFRQTLGRFLLGVSHAQWPWYYLINLPIDWLPLTLFLPITCIFAFKAFRAHDPGPRFLLS
- a CDS encoding Gfo/Idh/MocA family oxidoreductase; its protein translation is MSKLRIGMVGYGFMGRAHSNAYNRVPNFFPELAYQPVLQAACARNKDNIAAFAKQWGYASIETDWRALVERDDIDAIDICAPNNFHRDIALAAAENGKMILCEKPLALNVAQGKEMVDAVEKAGVANTIWYNYRRIPAVSLAKAIIDSGKLGRIFHYRSNFLQDWCISESVPQGGASNWRLDRDAAGSGVTGDLLAHCIDTALWLNGSITTVSAMTETFIKERMHVLTGKPEPVGIDDACAFLCRFENGSMGLFESTRYACGHKALFTLEINGEHASLRWDLHDLHRLEIFDHNDPGPLRGWRSIHVSDHGGDHPYMERWWVPGLQIGYEHSFIHQAADFMKSLESGEPCAPTFKDALETQVVCEAVLNSAASGAWTQS
- a CDS encoding DUF1080 domain-containing protein, whose amino-acid sequence is MYLRHPLIFTAALCLLAGFAFAQNEDGVELNLDEPIQKALSSPEARAAVEKECLDALEHGEEWGQQYGAAKILAVIGTVDTVPALVALFQDEKKAHLARCALAPMPYAEVDAALLEALPNAPRKVKLGIMDTLADRKVEEAVPAIIAELKIEDKQMLELAATALARIGGDQAAAFLQEMCKADDTEIERIGATALLLLAENLNAAGSPEDAAAYYYPLLENKWADHIRAGAFRGLLKALPKEATEAVLHAIQSDDLFLRQEAIAAVAQLEAEGTAAQFADLFHKLDKDIQVPLLESLSRRNEALQQTFLFDLLKDTRDDQRIAAMKAIAVYGNEEAIVPLARIFGEDGSREIRQAAVETLRRLQGADMEGALVASLTSLPMEERSGIIEVLVQRNIVAAAPAILEECNHEGTRAAAFKALGMLGDTAFIDPMLALLLTMEGDTGRSEAENALVALIQHAGLKEAKLIIQRARYGDLPDGEFKDVTAVVREKIAESTFSFPVGSALFGDPAPGKAKQLIVDFTRRDAAEAVTVPEGGLVNFAAGSIPDDLLNKVIAPLDDASADASASLFRVLGRIAGTRAYEIVKSYITNDSEALVDAAVRVLTSWPDPAAAADLAALFTSSEHSTHRVLALRGAVRLLRVNALPQDAAIAAYRLLLDGARNADDRKLILSGLAELDSAEAVQMVYPLCSDETVKAEAGLALDKLRGAMTEEAYNDAIAPFTSEEAQTADAPIVDETFVSIFNGSSLAGWSGDPDFWYVDDGAIVGETRADKTLARNVFLIWTEDTPADFDIKFTYKVESDWANSGLQFRSERFDDNRLRGYQADLSTEDWITGICYEEGGRGVLARRGEAVVVKEDDALDARRFAAEEVLLDYIDHHEWNEYEVHVRGNHFYSRINGHKMHEVTDHSPKARKRGFIGFQLHQGPPMKIRIRDIKIKRVAPQQ
- a CDS encoding glycosyltransferase family 2 protein; amino-acid sequence: MQHALSVVVPAFNEAGNLPDLIDQIFRVFLEEAYPARECIVVDDASTDNTEFTMHELMQRYTGLRYIKMRKNSGQSAALLTGMRSAQGEYIITLDGDLQNDPADIPKIVDALAQADCVCGYRENRQDSWGRLLSSYCGNLVRRQIVDDGIRDAGCGLKGFRRECIPHLLPFHGVHRFFAAMVKNAGLRVIEVPIRHHPRKAGQSKYNFRNRFFWVLYDFIGVAWLRRRYLLIESEEVTAITLQPTESFTAISASSENKLFPHAPSHRL
- a CDS encoding Gfo/Idh/MocA family oxidoreductase, which encodes MKTFSTLSRRHFLSTTASAAGTALALASSRFAAAAPVTANDRINVGAIGINGRGRYILNAFLQYPDVRVVAVCDVQGAKRKDAQQRVNEHYGNEDCRAYIDWRELIAQPDIDAVMIATGDNNHSLVSVHAARAGKDIYCEKPLSVSIAESRAVADSVKRYARIFQCGTQRRNVGNFMFARELAASGALGTIHTVYAEKAWPDSHMQFKVLPPEPTPAYEDVAWDLWLGGAAWRPYNKEYHTGFWRTHGDFSGGSISEWGSHTIDLCQWALGMDHTSPITYEAINPEGDIEAKYANGVRLIIKKGLRFGSCPVRFEGDEGWLETGDDNIIETYPASLATGRHFAGGYPADNHVREFLNCIKSRQQPQSTAESAHRSITACHCSNIALRLNRPVTWDPEREEFPGDEAANRMRYRVMREPFTV